One window of the Haemorhous mexicanus isolate bHaeMex1 chromosome 15, bHaeMex1.pri, whole genome shotgun sequence genome contains the following:
- the TXNDC15 gene encoding thioredoxin domain-containing protein 15 has protein sequence MWRLLLALAWLGATLPAGAVERSAGGPEPVRYRTAEMADAMQGSGALAEQPVLLSAVPAEASGGSAGACDAAAGGDACGPAGSGPAAAQAREQPMLEPVLPAPAQEQNGTDSAKAPKVNCEERNTTGIERFTLQILNVSQDLMEFLNPNSSDCTLVLFYTPWCRFSASLAPHFNSLPRAFPTLHFLALDASQHSSLSTRFGTVAVPNILLFQGAKPMARFNHTDRTLETLKDFIFNQTGIEARSDVAVTEEDWEGPLPSVLTKGIDWLLLFSVLFLAAFVMYATVRTDSIRWLIPGQEHEHQE, from the exons ATGTGGCGGCTTTTGCTGGCGCTGGCCTGGCTCGGTGCGACCCTTCCCGCAG gagccGTGGAGCGGAGCGCGGGCGGCCCCGAGCCGGTGCGGTACCGCACGGCCGAGATGGCGGACGCGATGCAGGGCAGCGGGGCCCTGGCCGAGCAGCCCGTGCTGCTGTCGGCGGTGCCGGCCGAGGCGAGCGGCGGCTCGGCCGGGGCTTGCGATGCGGCGGCCGGGGGCGATGCGTGCGGGCCGGCGGGGagcggccccgcggccgcccaGGCCCGAGAGCAGCCCATGCTGGAGCCCGTGCTGCCCGCGCCCGCTCAGGAGCAGAACGGCACCGACAGCGCCAAGGCTCCCAAGGTGAACTGCGAGGAGAGGAACACGACGGGCATCGAGCGCTTCACGCTGCAGATCCTGAACGTGTCCCAG GACCTGATGGAGTTCCTGAACCCAAACAGCAGTGACTGTACATTGGTCCTGTTCTACACACCGTGGTGCCGCTtttctgccagcctggcacctcATTTTAACTCTTTGCCCCGAGCATTTCCAACTCTTCACTTCCTGGCACTAGAtgcatcccagcacagcag ttTATCAACTAGATTTGGAACTGTGGCTGTACCAAATATCCTCCTTTTCCAAGGTGCTAAACCTATGGCTAGATTTAATCATACAGACAGAACGCTGGAAACCCTGAAAGACTTCATCTTTAACCAGACAG GGATAGAAGCTAGAAGCGATGTGGCTGTGACAGAGGAAGACTGGGAAGGGCCCCTGCCGAGTGTTCTGACCAAGGGCATAGACTGGCTGCTCCTGTTCTCTGTGCTCTTCCTGGCTGCCTTTGTCATGTACGCCACCGTTCGCACCGACAGCATCCGCTGGCTCATCCCGGGACAAGAGCACGAACACCAGGAATGA
- the C15H5orf24 gene encoding UPF0461 protein C5orf24 homolog: MMHPVASSNPAFCGTGKSSCLNEDNVRAADQFDLYATQQSKYSHAVSHKPIACQRQDALNDPHLQTTSGRNIETKDELKKKKNLNRSGKRGRPSGTTKSAGYRTSTGRPLGTTKAAGFKTSPGRPLGTTKAAGYKVSPGRPPGSIKALSRLANLNYTCGSAAFPYPMMHNRGVHTAGETSSKIKQPNE, from the coding sequence ATGATGCACCCTGTTGCCAGCAGTAATCCAGCTTTCTGTGGGACCGGCAAGAGCTCTTGCCTGAATGAAGACAATGTGAGGGCTGCGGATCAGTTTGACCTCTATGCCACGCAGCAGAGCAAGTACAGCCACGCAGTCAGCCACAAACCCATTGCCTGCCAGAGACAAGATGCCTTGAATGACCCCCACTTGCAGACCACAAGTGGCAGGAATATAGAGACAAAAGAtgaactaaagaaaaagaaaaacctcaaCCGCTCCGGGAAGCGCGGAAGGCCGTCAGGGACCACGAAATCAGCGGGGTACCGAACCAGCACAGGTCGACCCCTGGGGACCACCAAAGCAGCTGGATTTAAGACAAGTCCAGGCAGACCCTTGGGTACAACTAAAGCAGCAGGATACAAAGTCAGCCCAGGCAGACCTCCAGGTAGCATTAAAGCTCTATCACGGCTTGCAAATCTAAATTATACTTGTGGCAGTGCAGCTTTTCCTTACCCTATGATGCATAACAGAGGAGTCCATACTGCTGGTGAAACAAGCAGCAAAATCAAACAGCCTAATGAATGA